From Magnetococcales bacterium, a single genomic window includes:
- a CDS encoding AmpG family muropeptide MFS transporter — protein MTITWNPWRKTLDVYGHPRVMAIFFLGFSSGLPLALTFGTLSLWLMEAGVAKSTIGLFALASAPYTVKFLWAPLLDRLPMPFFTARWGQRRGWALCIQILLALAILGLGSANPAHDPRLTALLALAVAFLSASQDIVIDAYRVEILDKSQYGAGAAMIVLGYRMGMLVSGAGALYLATYFGWWVTYAVMAVCMAVGIVTILVNPEPVRTMEPESRQQENRIDSALGRHLRQEGRWVALVRWLSVAVVAPLADFLTRRGWLAVLMFILLYKLGDALAGVMTGPFYIDLQFSKIEIANLTKIFGLIATLVGSVIGGFMVHRWGIMVSLLYCGILQMVSNLMFVWLALAGRDLTILALTIGIENLSGGMGSAALVAYLSSLCNVAYTATQYALLSSFMAFGRTILASWGGFLADKMSWGPFFFLTTVAALPGMVLLMWMLRHFPQEPKTKT, from the coding sequence ATGACGATCACCTGGAACCCCTGGCGAAAAACCCTGGACGTGTATGGCCATCCACGGGTCATGGCCATATTTTTTCTGGGCTTTTCCAGTGGCCTTCCCCTGGCCCTGACCTTTGGAACCCTCTCCCTGTGGTTGATGGAGGCCGGAGTTGCCAAATCCACCATCGGCCTGTTTGCCCTGGCGAGTGCCCCTTATACGGTAAAATTTCTTTGGGCACCCCTGCTGGATCGCCTGCCCATGCCGTTTTTTACCGCCCGCTGGGGACAACGCCGTGGCTGGGCGCTCTGTATCCAGATATTGCTGGCCCTGGCCATATTGGGTCTCGGCAGTGCCAATCCGGCCCATGATCCGCGTCTGACGGCCTTGCTGGCCCTGGCGGTTGCCTTCCTTTCCGCCAGCCAGGACATTGTCATCGATGCCTACCGGGTGGAAATTCTCGACAAATCCCAATACGGGGCCGGCGCGGCAATGATTGTCCTGGGCTATCGCATGGGCATGCTCGTCTCGGGGGCCGGTGCCCTGTATCTGGCAACCTATTTCGGCTGGTGGGTCACCTATGCCGTCATGGCGGTTTGCATGGCCGTGGGCATCGTGACCATCCTGGTCAATCCCGAACCCGTGCGAACCATGGAACCGGAATCCCGCCAGCAGGAAAACAGGATCGACTCTGCTCTCGGCAGGCACCTGCGACAGGAAGGACGCTGGGTTGCCCTGGTACGCTGGCTCTCGGTGGCCGTGGTCGCCCCCCTGGCCGATTTTTTGACACGGCGCGGGTGGTTGGCGGTCTTGATGTTCATCCTGCTTTATAAATTGGGTGATGCCCTGGCCGGGGTCATGACCGGACCTTTTTATATCGATCTTCAGTTCAGCAAAATAGAAATTGCCAATCTGACCAAAATTTTCGGCCTGATTGCCACGCTTGTGGGTTCCGTCATCGGCGGCTTCATGGTGCATCGCTGGGGCATCATGGTTTCGCTGCTGTATTGTGGCATCCTGCAAATGGTTTCCAACCTCATGTTCGTCTGGCTCGCCCTGGCCGGACGGGATTTGACCATCCTGGCCCTGACCATCGGCATCGAAAACCTGAGTGGCGGCATGGGTTCTGCGGCCCTGGTGGCCTATCTTTCCAGCCTGTGCAACGTCGCCTATACGGCAACCCAGTATGCCCTGCTCTCCTCATTCATGGCCTTCGGGCGCACGATTCTCGCCTCCTGGGGCGGGTTTCTGGCCGACAAAATGAGTTGGGGGCCGTTTTTTTTCCTGACGACCGTGGCAGCCCTGCCGGGTATGGTACTCCTGATGTGGATGCTGCGCCACTTCCCCCAGGAACCAAAAACCAAAACCTGA
- a CDS encoding DUF2281 domain-containing protein: protein MGNAELLEKLQTLPPEKQLEVFDFVEFLTARHRASTGTKPVPGGEIPAEEKRVEFSGPLAALRAQVANEYGDMQPMSREELYDRVVLSRQPPSADEIKWIMENVCGAWGHRTVEETDALIKRQRIADWGEAEEIP from the coding sequence ATGGGTAACGCTGAATTGCTGGAAAAGTTGCAGACACTTCCCCCCGAGAAACAATTGGAAGTTTTTGATTTTGTCGAATTTCTCACAGCACGTCACCGTGCGTCAACCGGTACAAAGCCCGTTCCTGGTGGTGAAATACCCGCAGAAGAGAAGCGTGTGGAATTTTCCGGTCCCCTGGCGGCGTTGCGTGCCCAGGTGGCCAACGAATATGGGGACATGCAGCCCATGAGCCGGGAGGAACTGTATGACCGTGTGGTTCTTTCCCGGCAGCCGCCCAGTGCGGATGAAATCAAATGGATTATGGAAAACGTCTGCGGCGCGTGGGGCCATCGGACCGTGGAGGAAACCGACGCCTTGATCAAACGACAACGTATTGCGGATTGGGGTGAAGCAGAAGAAATACCATGA